A genomic segment from Spinacia oleracea cultivar Varoflay chromosome 3, BTI_SOV_V1, whole genome shotgun sequence encodes:
- the LOC110805629 gene encoding DEAD-box ATP-dependent RNA helicase 3, chloroplastic, which yields MASSSIVGVSSILYQTPSFQTPSTKFALSPALSLPFSASKPRVLKWVSSAIATPNSVLSEEAFKGIAGDFSKGSFDVSDEEFDEGDDLEFESEIEGSELSADELDVSKLGLPQKLVESLANRGITQLFPIQRAVLVPALEGRDIIARAKTGTGKTLAFGIPILKRVTEGSDVVPQRRTGRLPRVLVLAPTRELARQVEKEMKESAPYLNTVCVYGGVSYSAQQNSLSRGVDVVVGTPGRIIDLVTSNSLKLGEVEFLVLDEADQMLAVGFEEDVEVILERLPAQRQSMLFSATMPSWVKKLSRKYLNNPLTIDLVGDRDEKLAEGIKLHAISTTSTSKRTILSDVIMVYAKGGKTIVFTQTKRDADEVSLALSSIISSEALHGDISQHQRERTLNGFRQGKFAVLVATDVAARGLDIPNVDLIVHYELPNDPETFVHRSGRTGRAGKLGTAILMYTSNQRRTVRSLERDVGCKFEYISPPSVEEILESSVDQVVSTLGGVHSECIEFFTPTAQKLIDQQGTVALAAALAHMSGFAQLPSSKSLLSHEQGWITLQLTRDPGVSRGFMSARSVMGFLSDVYATAADQVGKIQLVADERAPGAVFDLPEEIAKQLLTKELPAGNSLAKISKLPPLQDDAPPSDNYGRFGRGGGRGGSSGRGGRSPRGWGGKSQDFDFDDDRRGGRSSSSRPSNRWSSNSRSSGDDSSNRWSSNSRSSGDDSSNRWSSNSKSSGDDWLIGGSGRRSSRSSSSFGNRDRGGFGGACFNCGQGGHKASDCPTKQSY from the exons ATGGCATCTTCTTCAATTGTTGGGGTTTCTTCCATACTCTACCAAACCCCTTCTTTTCAAACCCCCTCCACAAAGTTTGCTCTTTCTCCTGCGCTTTCCCTTCCGTTTTCTGCCTCAAAGCCGAGGGTTTTGAAGTGGGTTTCTTCTGCAATTGCTACCCCTAACTCTGTATTGAGTGAGGAGGCTTTTAAAGGGATTGCTGGTGATTTTTCTAAGGGCTCGTTTGATGTTAGCGATGAGGAGTTTGATGAAGGGGATGATTTAGAGTTTGAGAGTGAAATTGAGGGTTCTGAGCTTAGTGCAGATGAGCTTGATGTTTCCAAATTGGGGCTTCCTCAAAAGCTTGTTGAGTCTCTTGCCAATCGAGGCATTACCCAACTCTTTCCCATTCAG CGAGCTGTATTGGTTCCTGCTCTGGAAGGGAGAGATATCATCGCTCGAGCAAAGACTGGGACAGGAAAAACACTGGCTTTTGGGATTCCAATCCTCAAACGCGTTACTGAAGGGAGTGACGTAGTTCCTCAACG GCGGACTGGGCGTCTTCCAAGAGTTCTAGTTCTAGCTCCAACCAGAGAGTTGGCAAGACAAGTTGAGAAGGAAATGAAAGAGTCTGCACCATATTTGAACACTGTTTGTGTTTATGGAGGTGTTTCTTATAGTGCACAGCAAAATTCTCTTTCTCGCGGAGTTGATGTGGTGGTGGGAACTCCTGGTAGAATTATTGACTTGGTCACAAGTAACAGCCTCAAACTGGGGGAAGTTGAATTTTTGGTTCTTGATGAAGCTGATCAAATGCTCGCTGTTGGGTTTGAGGAAGATGTGGAGGTAATTTTGGAAAGGCTTCCAGCTCAAAGGCAAAGCATGCTTTTTTCAGCAACTATGCCTTCCTGGGTGAAAAAATTGTCCAGGAAATATTTGAACAATCCTCTGACAATTGATTTG GTTGGTGATCGGGATGAAAAGTTGGCAGAAGGGATTAAACTGCATGCAATTTCAACCACATCAACTTCTAAGCGTACAATCCTTAGTGATGTTATCATG GTGTATGCAAAGGGTGGGAAAACCATTGTGTTCACACAAACAAAACGAGACGCTGATGAGGTTTCTTTGGCATTATCAAGTATTATTTCTTCGGAGGCATTGCATGGAGATATATCTCAGCACCAGCGTGAGAGGACATTGAATGGCTTTCGACAAGGAAAATTTGCTGTGCTAGTTGCCACTGATGTTGCTGCACGTGGTCTTGATATTCCAAATGTTGACCTG ATTGTTCATTATGAGCTTCCAAATGATCCCGAGACTTTTGTGCATCGTTCTGGTCGTACAGGAAGAGCAGGAAAGTTAGGCACAGCCATTTTAATGTACACTAGCAACCAGAGAAGAACAGTCCGATCTCTTGAAAGGGATGTAGGGTGTAAGTTTGAGTATATAAGCCCCCCATCAGTTGAAGAGATCTTGGAGTCGTCTGTTGATCAGGTTGTTTCCACTCTTGGTGGGGTTCATTCCGAGTGCATTGAATTCTTTACTCCAACTGCCCAGAAATTGATAGACCAGCAGGGAACTGTAGCCCTTGCAGCAGCATTAGCCCATATGAGTGGCTTTGCCCAACTTCCGTCATCAAAATCTCTTCTTAGTCATGAGCAG GGGTGGATAACATTGCAATTGACTCGCGATCCTGGTGTTTCAAGAGGATTTATGTCTGCTAGATCTGTTATGGGATTTTTATCTGATGTTTATGCAACTGCTGCTGATCAAGTTGGAAAGATACAATTAGTTGCAGATGAGAGG GCTCCAGGTGCTGTTTTTGATCTGCCTGAGGAAATTGCAAAGCAGCTTCTGACTAAAGAATTACCTGCAGGAAACTCACTAGCCAAAATCTCTAAG TTGCCTCCACTGCAAGATGACGCACCTCCAAGTGACAACTATGGAAGATTTGGTAGAGGTGGAGGTCGCGGAGGTTCAAGTGGAAGAGGAGGGCGAAGTCCCCGTGGTTGGGGTGGTAAGAGTCAGGACTTTGATTTTGATGACGATAGGCGTGGGGGTCGAAGCTCCTCCTCCAGACCTAGCAACAGGTggtcttcaaattcaagaagCAGTGGGGATGATTCTAGCAACAGGTGGTCCTCAAACTCAAGAAGCAGCGGGGATGATTCTAGCAACAGGTGGTCTTCAAACTCAAAAAGTAGTGGGGACGATTGGCTGATTGGTGGTAGTGGTAGACGATCAAGTAGGTCATCATCATCCTTTGGAAACAGGGACAG GGGAGGCTTTGGTGGTGCGTGCTTCAATTGTGGGCAAGGTGGACACAAGGCATCAGATTGCCCCACCAAGCAATCATACTAG
- the LOC110805632 gene encoding jasmonate-induced oxygenase 4 has product MEVVGESATPVQTLAQSKTAKVPPQYIQPPQLRPNNHRKPPPSATTIPLIDLSLSYDILLPQLSSACHQWGAFHVVHHGVPINLIHQMRAVGSSFFEDLDASEKSQYKCDQSSPASEGYGSRMLVSEKDDTILDWRDYFDHHTFPITRRNPSRWPRHPPYYRNVVEEYSEQMKLLCQKLMAMISESLGLQSSSIEDAVGEFYQNITVSYYPPCPQPELTLGLQSHSDMGAVTLLIQDDVGGLEVLKDGEWVTVQPLSDAIVVILADQTEVITNGEYKSAVHRAITNSNRARLSVATFHDPAKTRTISPALELVAKSGPRYQEVLYGSFVKSWYTKGPEGKRNLDALLL; this is encoded by the exons ATGGAGGTCGTCGGAGAATCAGCAACCCCTGTACAAACCCTAGCGCAATCCAAAACCGCAAAAGTCCCACCTCAATACATACAACCACCACAACTTCGCCCTAACAATCACCGCAAACCACCACCTTCGGCCACAACCATCCCTCTGATcgacctttctctctcctacgaCATTCTCCTTCCTCAATTATCCTCTGCTTGCCACCAATGGGGAGCTTTCCATGTAGTCCACCATGGCGTCCCAATCAACCTAATCCATCAAATGCGGGCCGTCGGATCATCCTTCTTCGAGGATCTAGATGCTTCTGAGAAGTCTCAGTATAAATGCGATCAAAGCTCCCCTGCTTCTGAAGGCTATGGAAGTCGTATGCTTGTTAGTGAGAAAGACGACACCATTTTGGATTGGAGGGATTACTTTGATCATCATACTTTCCCGATCACTCGTCGTAATCCCTCTCGCTGGCCTCGTCACCCTCCTTATTATAG AAATGTAGTGGAAGAATACAGTGAGCAGATGAAATTGCTTTGTCAGAAGCTCATGGCTATGATATCTGAAAGTCTAGGTTTACAGTCCTCAAGCATTGAGGACGCCGTTGGAGAATTCTACCAGAACATAACAGTCAGCTATTACCCACCTTGTCCTCAGCCGGAACTCACACTAGGATTGCAGTCTCATTCTGATATGGGCGCTGTAACCCTACTTATACAGGACGATGTTGGTGGATTGGAAGTCTTAAAAGATGGAGAATGGGTTACTGTACAACCGTTGTCTGATGCTATTGTAGTGATCCTAGCAGATCAAACTGAG GTCATTACAAATGGAGAGTATAAGAGTGCTGTACATCGAGCCATAACGAATTCAAATAGAGCACGGCTGTCGGTAGCCACCTTTCATGACCCTGCCAAAACAAGAACAATTTCCCCTGCTCTGGAGCTTGTGGCAAAGTCTGGACCCCGGTACCAGGAAGTGCTCTATGGAAGTTTTGTAAAATCATGGTACACTAAAGGCCCTGAAGGCAAgcggaaccttgatgcactTTTACTCTAA
- the LOC110805631 gene encoding uncharacterized protein, whose translation MERESKAKMADQELEKLLSMGFPEELAAQALAATGGESTLKATEWLLSHPQSRLQTLHKPSISLNSPPPPQPQPQPTQSQSQSQLKLNKFFPSHSSTKHPLTQTPENPQISPPLKRPKLSSAPPSIPHDTKPSEPLSERMRPRLIGEIEGQDHILGPNSFLRSAIKCNFLPSIVLWGPPGTGKTSIAKALVNSSSCSYKFVSLSAVSSGVKDVREAVEGARKLRDKIGGGKRTVLFIDEVHRFNKSQQDSFLPVIEDGSIVFIGATTENPSFHLVTPLLSRCRVLTLNPLQPCDINKLLRRAVDDSEKGLPLSVGRTVEVENEAIELLSSQCDGDARVALNALEVCATTALGRVQDNVVVVVNVEDVKEVMQCKHLAYDRAGEEHYNLISALIKSMRGSDANAAIYWLARMLEGGEQPLYIARRLVVFASEDVGLADPNALLQAVACHQACHTVGLPECRLNLAQCVAYLALAPKSVAVYKAINEAMKVVKDSVGGNQGVPLHLRNAPTKLMGDLGYGKGYIYTPDNPTAKQSFLPPSLLGKKFLEWPPSDA comes from the coding sequence ATGGAAAGAGAAAGCAAAGCTAAAATGGCGGATCAAGAGTTGGAGAAGCTCCTAAGCATGGGCTTCCCCGAGGAACTCGCCGCTCAAGCACTCGCCGCAACAGGCGGCGAATCCACCCTCAAAGCCACCGAGTGGCTTCTCTCTCATCCTCAATCTCGTCTTCAAACCCTCCATAAACCCTCTATTTCCCTTAACTCTCCGCCACCACCGCAACCGCAACCGCAACCGACTCAATCTCAATCTCAATCTCAGTTAAAGCTCAACAAATTCTTCCCTTCTCACTCCTCCACCAAACACCCCCTTACACAAACCCCAGAAAACCCACAAATTTCCCCCCCTCTAAAACGCCCCAAACTCTCTTCTGCTCCTCCTTCAATCCCTCATGACACTAAACCCTCCGAACCCTTATCGGAGCGAATGCGGCCGCGGCTCATAGGCGAAATCGAGGGCCAAGATCACATTCTGGGACCCAATTCCTTCCTTAGGTCGGCCATCAAGTGTAATTTTTTGCCCTCCATTGTCCTATGGGGCCCACCTGGTACTGGAAAGACCTCCATTGCTAAGGCCCTTGTTAACTCCTCTTCTTGCTCCTACAAGTTTGTTTCCCTTTCGGCGGTCTCTTCGGGTGTTAAAGATGTTAGGGAGGCTGTAGAGGGTGCTAGGAAGTTGAGGGATAAAATTGGTGGTGGTAAAAGGACTGTGCTTTTTATTGATGAAGTTCACAGGTTTAACAAGTCTCAGCAAGATTCTTTCTTGCCTGTGATTGAGGATGGCAGTATTGTCTTTATTGGGGCTACTACTGAGAACCCTTCATTCCATTTGGTTACTCCTTTGTTGTCTAGGTGTAGGGTACTTACCCTTAATCCATTGCAACCCTGTGATATTAACAAGTTGTTGAGAAGGGCAGTTGATGATTCTGAAAAAGGGTTGCCATTGAGTGTTGGGAGGACGGTCGAGGTTGAGAACGAAGCGATTGAGCTTTTGTCCTCACAGTGTGATGGGGATGCTAGGGTTGCATTAAATGCCCTTGAGGTTTGTGCCACCACGGCGTTGGGCCGTGTTCAGGATaatgtggtggtggttgttaaTGTGGAGGATGTGAAGGAAGTTATGCAATGTAAGCATCTTGCTTATGATAGGGCAGGAGAAGAGCATTACAATTTGATTAGTGCATTGATTAAGTCGATGAGAGGGAGCGATGCAAATGCAGCTATATATTGGCTTGCTAGGATGTTGGAAGGAGGAGAACAACCATTGTATATAGCTAGAAGATTGGTTGTGTTTGCGAGTGAGGATGTTGGATTAGCTGACCCTAATGCGCTATTGCAAGCCGTGGCTTGTCATCAAGCTTGTCATACTGTTGGATTGCCTGAGTGCAGGTTGAATCTAGCTCAATGCGTTGCTTATTTAGCTTTGGCTCCAAAATCTGTGGCTGTTTACAAGGCCATAAATGAGGCGATGAAGGTGGTGAAAGACTCGGTTGGGGGGAACCAAGGGGTGCCCTTGCATCTAAGAAACGCACCAACGAAGCTTATGGGGGACCTTGGTTATGGAAAGGGATACATTTATACCCCAGATAATCCTACAGCAAAGCAGAGTTTTCTACCTCCATCACTCCTAGGTAAGAAGTTTCTTGAATGGCCACCTTCCGACGCCTGA
- the LOC110805630 gene encoding pentatricopeptide repeat-containing protein At1g30610, chloroplastic, whose translation MLTLQQNSPSLLNLGKCREAVASPMGCISVPMGFMLQTPAIGVVSNLRRKKGKAWVLVSKRRSYIKNVLSASQKESGVVVKEDTEFKSSFDEYLKAMESIRTDREKKKAGGGSGHGKKPTDVAFSKDVPQRRKRDETVTLKRFKRSDSKEGDKLPERSQGVAGKKELGGSFQPRNSIKPQKELSSVGTKTGSSKKVDVDTTASTRTKFVKKKSMPMNERSDDEWEMERFIFQPSELLNDGLNGPRVSRMEMEERIQNLAQCLNDADVDMPEWMFAKTIRSARIRFSDHSISRVIQILGKFGNWRRALQVIEWLQMQERFKSHNIRYVYTAALDVLGKARRPVEALNLFCAMQRHKTTYPDIVIYRSICVTLGQAGHMKELFDVIDSMRSMPKSFKIQVHDDWDPRIEPDIVIYNAVLNGCVKRKEWEGAVWVLQKLEEIGQQATSTTYGLAMEVMLASGKYDLVHKYFKEVQGLSVPNALMYRVLVNTFWREGKPDEAIAVVQDMESRGQVGPASLYYDLARCLCSVGRCEEGLMQVDKICKVASKPLVVTYTGLIQTCLTNGNIHDAASIFNHMQKYCSPNTVTCNVMLKAYLGCGMFDEAVELFRKMTRSRQKGSKIKSEISPDVYTFNTMLEACIKEERWDDFKCAYEQMLQHGHPFNTKRHLWMVLQASGARKVEMVEITWRHLERNKRVPPPALIKERFRVKLENDNLVEAVSSVACHPSTNQQSFSKDAWLKLFKENAHCFKKEVLEHLISDLSKSETPNLIFQNLLDSCLEFVNLDNLVAG comes from the exons ATGCTCACGCTTCAGCAAAATTCTCCTTCCTTGCTTAACTTGG GTAAGTGTAGAGAAGCGGTtgcaagtccaatgggttgcaTTTCAGTACCGATGGGTTTCATGCTTCAG ACACCTGCGATTGGAGTTGTTTCCAATTTGAGAAGAAAGAAAGGGAAGGCTTGGGTTTTAGTATCGAAACGACGTAGTTATATTAAAAATGTGCTTTCAGCTTCCCAGAAAGAGAGTGGAGTGGTTGTGAAAGAAGACACTGAATTCAAGTCTTCATTTGATGAGTATCTGAAGGCAATGGAGTCTATTAGAACTGACAGAGAGAAGAAGAAAGCTGGGGGAGGGAGTGGCCATGGGAAGAAGCCTACTGATGTTGCATTCAGTAAAGATGTTCCACAGCGTCGGAAACGTGATGAGACCGTTACATTGAAGAGGTTTAAAAGGTCAGACTCTAAGGAAGGAGATAAATTGCCTGAAAGGTCTCAAGGGGTTGCTGGCAAGAAAGAGTTGGGTGGTAGTTTTCAACCAAGAAACAGTATAAAGCCGCAGAAAGAGTTGAGTAGTGTAGGAACAAAAACTGGTTCAAGCAAGAAAGTTGATGTAGACACCACTGCTTCTACAAGGACTAAGTTTGTTAAGAAGAAGAGCATGCCCATGAATGAGAGGAGTGACGATGAATGGGAGATGGAAAGGTTTATCTTCCAACCGTCTGAGTTACTCAATGATGGTCTGAATGGTCCACGAGTTTCACGGATGGAAATGGAGGAAAGAATACAGAATCTTGCTCAATG TTTGAACGATGCTGATGTTGACATGCCAGAGTGGATGTTTGCTAAGACAATTCGAAGTGCCAGAATCAGATTTTCTGACCATTCCATTTCAAGGGTTATTCAGATATTGGGTAAATTTGGAAACTGGCGAAGGGCGCTGCAAGTCATTGAATGGCTTCAAATGCAAGAGCGCTTCAAGTCCCATAATATCAG ATATGTCTACACAGCTGCCCTTGATGTGCTTGGGAAAGCAAGACGACCTGTGGAAGCACTAAATCTTTTTTGTGCAATGCAG CGACACAAAACCACTTATCCAGACATAGTAATTTATCGCTCAATTTGTGTTACTCTCGGACAAGCTGGTCATATGAAGGAACTTTTTGATGTGATTGATAGCATGAGATCTATGCCAAAGAGCTTTAAGATTCAAGTTCATGATGATTGGGATCCACGGATTGAGCCTGACATTGTTATTTACAATGCT GTTCTGAACGGCTGTGTTAAGAGGAAAGAATGGGAAGGAGCAGTATGGGTGTTGCAGAAATTGGAAGAAATTGGTCAACAGGCAACAAGCACAACCTATGGACTTGCTATGGAG GTTATGTTAGCAAGTGGAAAGTATGACTTGGTCCATAAGTATTTCAAGGAAGTGCAAGGATTATCTGTCCCTAATGCTTTAATGTATAGAG ttcTTGTTAATACTTTTTGGAGAGAAGGTAAACCAGATGAGGCTATTGCGGTTGTTCAAGACATGGAAAGTCGTGGACAAGTAGGTCCAGCCAGTCTTTATTATGACCTTGCTCGTTGTCTCTGTAGTGTGGGAAGGTGTGAAGAAGGCCTGATGCAA GTTGACAAGATATGTAAAGTTGCTAGTAAACCTCTGGTGGTGACTTATACTGGTTTAATCCAAACTTGTTTAACCAACGGAAATATTCATGATGCGGCATCCATCTTCAACCATATGCAGAAATATTGTTCCCCAAATACTGTTACTTGTAACGTCATGCTGAAAGCGTATCTTGGGTGTGGAATGTTTGACGAGGCTGTAGAACTCTTTCGAAAGATGACACGAAGTAGACAGAAAGGCAGCAAAATCAAGAGCGAGATTTCGCCTGATGTATATACATTCAACACAATGCTGGAAGCATGTATCAAGGAGGAAAGATGGGATGATTTCAAGTGTGCCTATGAGCAGATGCTGCAGCATGGCCATCCTTTCAATACCAAGCGACATCTTTGGATGGTCCTACAGGCTTCTGGTGCTAGAAag GTTGAAATGGTTGAAATAACATGGAGACACTTGGAACGAAACAAGCGTGTTCCACCACCAGCACTCATCAAAGAAAGGTTCAGAGTGAAGTTGGAGAATGACAACCTAGTCGAAGCAGTTTCAAGCGTTGCTTGCCATCCATCCACTAATCAGCAGTCGTTCTCAAAGGATGCATGGTTAAAGTTATTCAAGGAAAATGCACATTGTTTCAAGAAAGAAGTTCTTGAGCATTTGATTTCTGATCTCTCCAAGAGTGAGACGCCAAACCTCATTTTCCAGAATTTGCTCGACTCTTGTTTGGAATTTGTTAACCTTGATAACTTAGTTGCTGGTTGA